The proteins below come from a single Vitis vinifera cultivar Pinot Noir 40024 chromosome 9, ASM3070453v1 genomic window:
- the LOC100254866 gene encoding cytochrome c-type biogenesis CcmH-like mitochondrial protein gives MESEEDARKRAQVVEERARNISHNVRCTECGSQSIEDSQADVAILLRKLIRDEVRSGKNDKEIYKKLQEDFGESVLYTPKFDMQTAALWLSPIIFGGVAVGIWAYNRHRQKTDVHIMALNLVRGVPLTPKERETILDLVTPPPPEGATPFSWWRKWRGQ, from the exons ATGGAGAGTGAAGAGGATGCACGGAAAAGAGCTCAGGTGGTGGAAGAGCGGGCCAGAAACATCAGTCACAATGTTCGGTGCACGGAGTGCGGGAGTCAGTCCATTGAAGATTCGCAAGCCGATGTTGCTATTCTCCTCAGAAAG TTAATTCGTGATGAAGTTCGGTCTGGTAAAAATGACAAAGAGATCTATAAAAAGCTTCAGGAGGATTTTGGGGAGTCGGTGCTTTATACTCCAAAGTTTGATATGCAAACTGCAGCATTGTGGCTATCACCG ATCATATTTGGTGGTGTCGCTGTAGGAATATGGGCTTACAATAGGCACAGGCAAAAGACTGATGTTCACATCATGGCTTTGAACCTTGTCAGAGGTGTTCCATTGACCCCAAAAGAGAGAGAAACCATACTAGATCTCGTTACACCTCCTCCTCCGGAAGGAGCTACTCCTTTCTCCTGGTGGAGGAAATGGCGGGGCCAATAA